The following proteins are co-located in the Motilibacter rhizosphaerae genome:
- a CDS encoding histidine kinase N-terminal 7TM domain-containing diguanylate cyclase, producing MLQAQPYALVQALAALASALAVRVMWRRRRQTPAAGALAVVLAGAAEWSAVLAVGGTLESRSAQTVLACSIFPGVGAIVVGFVCLARGMTDRSWVPAWRREGLLLVEPAAVLVAVASNPWHHAFFRSYAVITDPLLVDPVPGPLFWLHTAYSYVLLAGATALLVRAARRASAAHRRRFLWPVAGAGFPIVGNAIGLFVTHRTGMADLTSVGFVLTALLCGWALRAEALPDVLPVAHRQVLETISDGVLVVDAQRRIVDANPAAEALARRISPGIALPLVGSPLAALAPTLELDPDAASQQLLRVAAAELDLDLRTSPLADDAGRPMGWVLVGRDVTAHLEQQRELERQRHEAVRASAALREHLDLVERLQAELAEQAEHDPLTGLYNRRRLVTALERDVPETLASGRPVSLVMVDADHFKRINDVHGHVVGDAVLQGIADALADAVRSPDLVARFGGEEFVVVLHGCPERTAQRRAEELRERCARVVVTSRSGERVATTVSIGVAALERECATDAGEALLRSADAALYAAKDQGRDRVVVGVRA from the coding sequence GTGCTCCAGGCACAGCCGTACGCCCTGGTGCAGGCGCTCGCCGCGCTCGCCTCGGCCCTGGCCGTGCGCGTGATGTGGCGACGCCGCAGGCAGACACCGGCCGCAGGGGCGCTCGCCGTCGTGCTCGCGGGTGCCGCGGAGTGGTCGGCGGTGCTCGCAGTGGGCGGCACGCTCGAGAGCCGGTCGGCGCAGACCGTGCTGGCCTGCAGCATCTTCCCGGGTGTCGGCGCGATCGTCGTCGGCTTCGTCTGCCTCGCGCGCGGGATGACGGACCGCAGCTGGGTCCCGGCGTGGCGGCGTGAGGGTCTGCTGCTCGTCGAGCCGGCCGCCGTGCTGGTCGCGGTCGCGAGCAACCCGTGGCACCACGCGTTCTTCCGGTCGTACGCCGTCATCACCGACCCGCTGCTCGTGGATCCCGTGCCGGGTCCGCTGTTCTGGTTGCACACGGCGTACAGCTACGTGCTGCTCGCCGGTGCCACCGCGCTGCTGGTGCGTGCGGCGCGGCGGGCGAGCGCGGCGCACCGGCGCCGCTTCCTCTGGCCGGTCGCGGGTGCGGGCTTCCCCATCGTCGGCAACGCGATCGGGCTGTTCGTCACCCACCGCACGGGCATGGCGGACCTCACCTCGGTCGGCTTCGTGCTCACCGCGCTGCTCTGCGGCTGGGCGCTGCGCGCCGAGGCCCTCCCCGACGTCCTGCCGGTGGCTCACCGCCAGGTGCTCGAGACCATCAGCGACGGCGTGCTCGTCGTGGACGCGCAGCGGCGCATCGTCGACGCGAACCCGGCGGCGGAGGCGCTCGCCCGCCGCATCTCGCCAGGGATCGCGCTCCCGCTCGTCGGCTCGCCCCTGGCCGCGCTCGCACCGACCCTCGAGCTCGACCCCGACGCCGCGTCCCAGCAGCTGCTGAGGGTCGCGGCGGCCGAGCTCGACCTCGACCTGCGCACCTCGCCGCTCGCCGACGACGCCGGCCGGCCCATGGGGTGGGTGCTCGTCGGACGCGACGTCACTGCGCACCTCGAGCAGCAGCGCGAGCTGGAGCGCCAGCGCCACGAGGCCGTCCGCGCCAGCGCCGCGCTGCGCGAGCACCTCGACCTCGTCGAGCGGCTGCAGGCCGAGCTGGCCGAGCAGGCCGAGCACGACCCGCTGACCGGGCTCTACAACCGCCGGCGCCTCGTCACGGCGCTCGAGCGCGACGTGCCCGAGACGCTCGCGTCGGGGCGGCCCGTCAGCCTCGTCATGGTCGACGCCGACCACTTCAAGCGCATCAACGACGTCCACGGCCACGTCGTCGGCGACGCCGTGCTGCAGGGCATCGCCGATGCGCTGGCGGACGCCGTGCGTTCCCCCGACCTGGTCGCGCGCTTCGGGGGCGAGGAGTTCGTCGTCGTGCTGCACGGCTGTCCGGAGCGGACGGCCCAGCGGCGTGCCGAGGAGCTGCGTGAGCGCTGCGCCCGGGTCGTGGTGACCTCGCGCAGCGGGGAGCGCGTCGCGACGACGGTGAGCATCGGCGTCGCCGCGCTCGAGCGGGAGTGCGCCACCGACGCCGGCGAGGCGCTGCTCCGCTCGGCCGACGCCGCGCTCTACGCCGCGAAGGACCAGGGCCGCGACCGCGTGGTCGTCGGCGTACGGGCCTGA
- a CDS encoding bifunctional [glutamine synthetase] adenylyltransferase/[glutamine synthetase]-adenylyl-L-tyrosine phosphorylase, producing the protein MPPALRSSSADPRRGRLARLGFGDPERAVGLLEPFPGADPFADEDLLAGLGAAADPDLALRGLATLVERQPDGGVELLGALRTDPLLRARLLLVLGASVALGETLARQPSVWRELADPAPPAEPRAELLRAVGADAGDDVPVGNADRATDLLRAAYHRLLLGIAARDLAGEADLVATSAALADLAGAALDAALAAARAGEPDQGRAARLAVIGMGKCGGRELNYVSDVDVIYVVEPAAGVEEAEALKVGTRLAQGLMRICMAPSPEGALWEVDAALRPEGKQGPLVRTLASHVAYYDRWAKTWEFQALLKARPVAGDAEVGTAYCAALWPRVWEAAARDGFVADVQAMRRRVEEHIPRAEQERQLKLGRGGLRDVEFAVQLLQLVHGRGDPGLRSRSTLAALAALGAEGYVGRDDAAALDEAYRFLRTLEHRIQMHRMRRTHLVPQDPEDLRRIGRSFGLAGDPADALVREWKRRRHEVRRIHEKLFYRPLLHAVAKLEPGEARLTASAARARLEALGYTDPAGALRHLEALTTGVSRRAAIQRTLLPVLLGWFADAADPDGGLLAFRRVSEALGETHWYLRDLRDEGAAAERMARVLGSSPYAADLLLRAPEAVAMLGVDGELVPRPRAALVEEALALVRRHDDPTAAAAGVRGLRRRELFRISAAHVLGLLDAEAVARALTVVAEVTLAGALAAAQAFVAGERRSPLPTRVAVIGMGRLGGEEMSYGSDADVLFVHEPLPGADERDATDAAFAVANELRRLLALPAPDPPLLVDADLRPEGRQGPLVRSLASYAAYYARWALVWERQALLRARPVAGDAQLGERFLELVAPLRWPAEGLEDADVREVRRIKARVEAERLPRGVDRARHLKLGPGGLSDVEWCVQLLQLQHAGQLEGLRSPQTLAPLAAAEQAGLVGAEDADALRTAWVLASRIRDAVVLVRGRAGDEVPKDLRELLGVARLVLGQGATPAALQEEQRRAARRARAAMERVFYG; encoded by the coding sequence GTGCCGCCCGCCCTGCGCTCCAGCAGCGCCGACCCGCGTCGCGGGCGCCTGGCCCGCCTCGGCTTCGGCGACCCCGAGCGCGCGGTCGGGCTGCTCGAGCCGTTCCCCGGGGCCGACCCCTTCGCCGACGAGGACCTGCTCGCCGGGCTCGGTGCCGCTGCCGACCCCGACCTCGCCCTGCGCGGCCTCGCGACCCTCGTCGAGCGCCAGCCTGACGGCGGCGTCGAGCTCCTCGGTGCGCTGCGTACGGACCCGCTCCTGCGCGCGCGGCTGCTGCTCGTGCTCGGGGCGAGCGTCGCGCTCGGGGAGACCCTCGCCCGCCAGCCGAGCGTCTGGCGCGAGCTGGCCGACCCCGCGCCTCCCGCCGAGCCGCGCGCCGAGCTGCTCCGCGCGGTCGGCGCCGACGCCGGCGACGACGTCCCCGTGGGGAACGCCGACCGCGCGACGGACCTGCTGCGGGCGGCGTACCACCGCCTGCTGCTGGGGATCGCGGCGCGCGACCTCGCCGGCGAGGCGGACCTCGTCGCGACCTCCGCGGCGCTGGCGGACCTCGCCGGTGCCGCGCTCGACGCCGCGCTGGCGGCGGCCCGCGCCGGTGAGCCGGACCAGGGGCGCGCCGCGCGCCTCGCCGTCATCGGCATGGGCAAGTGCGGCGGCCGGGAGCTCAACTACGTCAGCGACGTCGACGTCATCTACGTCGTCGAGCCCGCGGCCGGGGTCGAGGAGGCTGAGGCGCTGAAGGTCGGCACCCGCCTCGCCCAGGGGCTCATGCGCATCTGCATGGCGCCCTCGCCCGAGGGGGCGCTGTGGGAGGTCGACGCGGCGCTGCGGCCCGAGGGCAAGCAGGGCCCGCTGGTCCGCACGCTCGCGAGCCACGTCGCCTACTACGACCGCTGGGCGAAGACCTGGGAGTTCCAGGCGCTGCTCAAGGCCCGGCCGGTCGCCGGCGACGCGGAGGTCGGGACGGCGTACTGCGCGGCGCTCTGGCCCCGGGTCTGGGAGGCGGCGGCGCGTGACGGCTTCGTGGCCGACGTCCAGGCGATGCGGCGGCGGGTCGAGGAGCACATCCCGCGCGCGGAGCAGGAGCGCCAGCTCAAGCTGGGCCGGGGCGGGCTGCGCGACGTGGAGTTCGCCGTGCAGCTGCTCCAGCTCGTGCACGGGCGCGGCGACCCCGGTCTGCGGTCGCGCTCGACGCTCGCCGCGCTCGCGGCGCTCGGCGCGGAGGGCTACGTCGGGCGCGACGACGCCGCCGCGCTCGACGAGGCGTACCGCTTCCTGCGCACGCTCGAGCACCGCATCCAGATGCACCGGATGCGCCGCACGCACCTCGTGCCGCAGGACCCGGAGGACCTGCGGCGCATCGGGCGCAGCTTCGGGCTGGCCGGCGACCCCGCCGACGCCCTGGTCAGGGAGTGGAAGCGGCGCCGGCACGAGGTCCGGCGGATCCACGAGAAGCTGTTCTACCGCCCGCTGCTGCACGCCGTCGCCAAGCTCGAGCCGGGGGAGGCCCGGCTCACCGCCTCCGCGGCCCGCGCCCGGCTCGAGGCCCTCGGCTACACCGACCCGGCGGGCGCCCTGCGCCACCTGGAGGCGCTGACGACGGGCGTCTCCCGGCGGGCGGCGATCCAGCGCACGCTGCTGCCGGTACTGCTGGGCTGGTTCGCCGACGCGGCCGACCCGGACGGCGGCCTGCTCGCCTTCCGCCGCGTCAGCGAGGCGCTCGGCGAGACCCACTGGTACCTGCGCGACCTGCGCGACGAGGGCGCCGCCGCCGAGCGGATGGCGCGGGTGCTGGGCAGCAGCCCGTACGCCGCCGACCTGCTGCTGCGCGCGCCCGAGGCCGTGGCGATGCTCGGCGTCGACGGCGAGCTGGTCCCGCGCCCGCGCGCCGCCCTGGTCGAGGAGGCGCTGGCCCTGGTGCGCCGGCACGACGACCCGACCGCCGCCGCGGCCGGGGTCCGCGGGCTGCGCCGCCGTGAACTGTTCCGGATCTCCGCCGCGCACGTGCTCGGCCTGCTCGACGCCGAGGCGGTCGCACGTGCGCTCACGGTCGTCGCCGAGGTGACGCTCGCCGGTGCGCTGGCCGCGGCGCAGGCGTTCGTCGCGGGGGAGCGGCGTTCGCCGCTGCCGACGCGGGTCGCCGTCATCGGCATGGGCCGGCTCGGCGGCGAGGAGATGAGCTACGGCAGCGACGCCGACGTGCTGTTCGTGCACGAGCCGCTGCCGGGCGCCGACGAGCGCGACGCGACCGACGCGGCGTTCGCGGTCGCCAACGAGCTCCGCCGGCTGCTCGCGCTGCCCGCGCCCGACCCGCCGCTGCTCGTCGACGCGGACCTGCGGCCCGAGGGGCGGCAGGGCCCGCTGGTCCGCTCGCTGGCGTCGTACGCCGCGTACTACGCCCGGTGGGCGCTGGTCTGGGAGCGCCAGGCGCTGCTGCGCGCGCGCCCGGTCGCCGGTGACGCGCAGCTCGGCGAGCGGTTCCTCGAGCTGGTCGCGCCGCTGCGCTGGCCGGCGGAGGGTCTCGAGGACGCCGACGTCCGGGAGGTGCGGCGCATCAAGGCGCGGGTGGAGGCCGAGCGCCTGCCCCGCGGCGTCGACCGCGCCCGCCACCTCAAGCTGGGCCCGGGCGGGCTGTCCGACGTCGAGTGGTGCGTGCAGCTGCTCCAGCTGCAGCACGCGGGGCAGCTCGAGGGGCTGCGCAGCCCGCAGACGCTCGCGCCGCTCGCGGCGGCGGAGCAGGCGGGGCTGGTCGGGGCCGAGGACGCCGACGCCCTGCGGACGGCGTGGGTGCTCGCCAGCCGGATCCGCGACGCGGTCGTGCTCGTGCGCGGGCGGGCCGGGGACGAGGTGCCGAAGGACCTCCGCGAGCTGCTCGGCGTCGCCCGCCTGGTGCTGGGTCAGGGCGCGACGCCCGCGGCGCTGCAGGAGGAGCAGCGCCGGGCGGCGCGGCGGGCGCGGGCGGCGATGGAGCGCGTCTTCTACGGCTGA
- a CDS encoding NAD+ synthase, with protein MPQLRLALAQVNTVVGDIDGNAELCLQAARDASGAGAHLLVLPELALTGYPIEDLALRKSFQTASRAALAALPRQLADAGLGDLAVVVGYLDASPDAPPQTGRPAGLPRNSAALLLGGEVLARYDKHHLPNYGVFDEARYFVPGLDLQVVRLHGVDVAIAVCEDLWQDGGPVAATREAGAGLLVVPNASPYERNKDDGRLELVRRRAAEAGCVLAYVNTVGGQDELVFDGDSLVVAPDGEVLARAPQFDDALLVVDLDLPAATAEPRDEDSSLTAANGGRVRIRRTVASSEPLPAYDPQPASVAERVPDEQEVWSALVVGLRDYVRKNRFRSVILGLSGGIDSAVVAALAVDALGADNVHGVSLPSVYSSEHSKDDAADLAERTGLHYSTVAIAPMVAAYLGEVELTGLAEENLQARVRGTTLMGLSNQHGHLVLATGNKSELAVGYSTLYGDAVGGYAPIKDVPKTWVWAIARWRNADAEARGETPPIPPNSIDKEPSAELRPDQRDTDSLPPYDLLDDLLDDYVEQDRGSAELVALGFDPALVERVIRMVDAAEYKRRQYPPGPKISARNFGRDRRLPITSRWREPAPGASHDTPVPAKTSPAGERGGTA; from the coding sequence GTGCCCCAGCTGCGCCTCGCCCTCGCCCAGGTCAACACCGTCGTCGGCGACATCGACGGCAACGCCGAGCTGTGCCTGCAGGCGGCGCGCGACGCCTCCGGGGCGGGTGCGCACCTGCTGGTCCTGCCCGAGCTGGCGCTCACCGGCTACCCCATCGAGGACCTGGCGCTGCGCAAGTCCTTCCAGACCGCTTCGCGCGCCGCGCTCGCGGCCCTGCCCCGCCAGCTGGCCGACGCCGGGCTCGGCGACCTCGCCGTCGTCGTGGGCTACCTCGACGCCTCCCCCGACGCCCCGCCGCAGACGGGCAGGCCCGCCGGGCTGCCGCGCAACAGCGCCGCGCTCCTGCTCGGTGGCGAGGTCCTCGCCCGCTACGACAAGCACCACCTGCCGAACTACGGCGTCTTCGACGAGGCCCGCTACTTCGTGCCGGGGCTCGACCTCCAGGTCGTCCGGCTGCACGGCGTCGACGTCGCCATCGCCGTCTGCGAGGACCTGTGGCAGGACGGCGGTCCGGTCGCGGCGACCCGCGAGGCCGGGGCGGGCCTGCTCGTCGTGCCCAACGCCTCGCCCTACGAGCGCAACAAGGACGACGGCCGCCTCGAGCTCGTCCGCCGCCGGGCCGCGGAGGCCGGGTGCGTGCTCGCCTACGTCAACACCGTCGGCGGCCAGGACGAGCTCGTCTTCGACGGCGACTCGCTCGTCGTCGCCCCGGACGGCGAGGTGCTCGCCCGCGCGCCGCAGTTCGACGACGCGCTGCTGGTCGTCGACCTCGACCTGCCCGCGGCCACCGCCGAGCCGCGCGACGAGGACAGCTCGCTGACCGCCGCGAACGGCGGGCGCGTCCGCATCCGCCGCACCGTGGCGAGCAGCGAGCCGCTGCCGGCGTACGACCCGCAGCCCGCGAGCGTCGCCGAGCGCGTCCCCGACGAGCAGGAGGTCTGGTCGGCGCTCGTCGTCGGCCTGCGCGACTACGTGCGGAAGAACCGCTTCCGCTCCGTCATCCTCGGCCTGTCCGGGGGCATCGACTCCGCCGTGGTCGCGGCGCTCGCGGTCGACGCGCTCGGCGCGGACAACGTGCACGGGGTGAGCCTGCCGAGCGTCTACTCCAGCGAGCACTCGAAGGACGACGCGGCCGACCTCGCCGAGCGGACAGGCCTGCACTACTCGACGGTGGCGATCGCGCCGATGGTGGCGGCGTACCTCGGGGAGGTGGAGTTGACCGGCCTGGCGGAGGAGAACCTCCAGGCACGCGTGCGCGGCACGACGCTCATGGGCCTGTCCAACCAGCACGGGCACCTCGTGCTGGCGACGGGCAACAAGAGCGAGCTCGCCGTCGGCTACTCCACGCTCTACGGCGACGCCGTCGGCGGGTACGCGCCGATCAAGGACGTCCCGAAGACCTGGGTGTGGGCGATCGCCCGCTGGCGCAACGCCGACGCGGAGGCCCGCGGGGAGACCCCGCCCATCCCGCCGAACTCGATCGACAAGGAGCCGTCGGCGGAGCTCCGGCCGGACCAGCGCGACACCGACTCGCTGCCGCCCTACGACCTGCTCGACGACCTGCTGGACGACTACGTCGAGCAGGACCGGGGCAGCGCCGAGCTCGTGGCGCTGGGCTTCGACCCGGCGCTCGTCGAGCGGGTCATCCGCATGGTCGACGCCGCGGAGTACAAGCGCCGGCAGTACCCGCCGGGCCCCAAGATCTCCGCCCGCAACTTCGGCCGCGACCGCCGGCTGCCCATCACCTCGCGCTGGCGCGAGCCGGCACCGGGCGCCTCGCACGACACTCCGGTGCCGGCGAAGACCTCCCCCGCCGGTGAGCGCGGCGGCACCGCCTGA
- a CDS encoding sulfite oxidase-like oxidoreductase: protein MAIVTPGFRGRGRSDDRVPPGQYLVEDFPVLSAGPTPRVPLDRWQFSIVTETGLQSSWSWDELQALPASSPTVDIHCVTQWSKLATTWKGVSLDVLLEDVDTAADYVLVHSYGGYTTNLPLEDLLDGKAWVAYEFDGEPLAPDHGGPARLLVPHLYFWKSAKWVQRLELRLDDTPGFWEQLGYHEYGDPWREQRYAGD from the coding sequence ATGGCCATCGTCACTCCCGGCTTCCGCGGGCGCGGGCGCAGCGACGACCGGGTGCCGCCCGGGCAGTACCTCGTCGAGGACTTCCCCGTGCTGTCCGCCGGCCCGACGCCGCGCGTCCCGCTCGACCGCTGGCAGTTCAGCATCGTCACCGAGACCGGGCTGCAGAGCTCGTGGTCGTGGGACGAGCTGCAGGCCCTGCCGGCCTCCAGCCCCACGGTCGACATCCACTGCGTCACGCAGTGGTCGAAGCTCGCCACGACGTGGAAGGGCGTCTCGCTCGACGTGCTGCTCGAGGACGTCGACACCGCGGCGGACTACGTCCTCGTCCACTCCTACGGCGGCTACACGACCAACCTGCCGCTCGAGGACCTGCTCGACGGGAAGGCGTGGGTCGCCTACGAGTTCGACGGCGAGCCCCTCGCCCCCGACCACGGCGGGCCGGCCCGGCTGCTGGTGCCGCACCTGTACTTCTGGAAGTCGGCGAAGTGGGTGCAGCGGCTCGAGCTGCGCCTCGACGACACCCCCGGGTTCTGGGAGCAGCTGGGCTACCACGAGTACGGCGACCCCTGGCGCGAGCAGCGCTACGCGGGGGACTGA
- a CDS encoding mycothiol transferase, whose product MTAADLLTDALVRIRELGAAAVDGLDDAALRFQPEGRGNTIAWLVWHAARVQDDHVADAAAVLDDASPGQVWVEQGFADRFGLPLDQEDTGYGHAPEQVREVRASAALLRDYLDAVVTRSEEVVRGLTDADLERVVDERWDPPVTLSVRLVSVLSDDLQHLGQAAYVRGLLPTS is encoded by the coding sequence ATGACCGCAGCAGACCTCCTCACCGACGCCCTCGTCCGCATCCGCGAGCTCGGGGCCGCCGCCGTCGACGGGCTCGACGACGCCGCCCTGCGCTTCCAGCCCGAGGGACGGGGCAACACCATCGCCTGGCTCGTCTGGCACGCCGCGCGCGTGCAGGACGACCACGTCGCCGACGCGGCCGCCGTGCTGGACGACGCGTCCCCGGGCCAGGTCTGGGTCGAGCAGGGCTTCGCCGACCGCTTCGGCCTGCCGCTCGACCAGGAGGACACGGGCTACGGGCACGCCCCCGAGCAGGTCCGTGAGGTACGCGCCTCCGCCGCCCTGCTGCGCGACTACCTCGACGCCGTGGTCACCCGCAGCGAGGAGGTCGTGCGCGGCCTGACCGACGCCGACCTCGAGCGGGTCGTCGACGAGCGCTGGGACCCGCCGGTGACGCTCTCGGTCCGCCTCGTCAGCGTGCTCTCCGACGACCTCCAGCACCTGGGGCAGGCGGCGTACGTGCGCGGGCTGCTGCCCACGTCCTAG
- the glnA gene encoding type I glutamate--ammonia ligase, whose product MGRQEEFVLRTIEERDIRFVRLWFTDVLGFLKSVAVAPAELEAAFAEGIGFDGSAIEGFARVSESDMLAKPDPATFQLLPWRSEGPGTARMFCDILMPDGTPSFADPRYVLKRALSRGAELGFSFYTHPEIEFFLFERGLAPDGQPVPVDSAGYFDNTPHGVGHDFRRQAITMLEAMGISVEFSHHEGAPGQQEIDLRYADALTTADNIMTFRLVMKQVALEQGVNASFMPKPFTDFPGSGMHTHLSLFEGDRNAFYEAGGPYQLSKVGRSFIAGVLRHAAEITAVTNQWVNSYKRLSGGGEAPNYICWGHNNRSALVRVPMYKPQKGGSTRVEIRSPDTATNPYLAFALLLAAGLKGIEEEYPLPEGAEDDVWSLTDSERRALGIVPLPTSLDEAIRAMEGSELVAETLGEHVFDFFLRNKRQEWSDYRRQVTAFELDRMLPVL is encoded by the coding sequence ATGGGCAGGCAGGAAGAGTTCGTGCTCCGGACCATCGAGGAGCGCGACATCCGCTTCGTGCGGCTGTGGTTCACCGACGTGCTGGGCTTCCTCAAGTCGGTGGCCGTCGCCCCGGCCGAGCTCGAGGCCGCCTTCGCCGAGGGGATCGGCTTCGACGGCTCGGCCATCGAGGGCTTCGCCCGCGTCAGCGAGTCCGACATGCTCGCCAAGCCGGACCCGGCGACCTTCCAGCTGCTGCCGTGGCGCTCCGAGGGCCCCGGCACCGCCCGCATGTTCTGCGACATCCTCATGCCCGACGGCACACCGTCGTTCGCCGACCCGCGCTACGTCCTCAAGCGTGCGCTGTCGCGGGGCGCCGAGCTCGGGTTCAGCTTCTACACCCACCCCGAGATCGAGTTCTTCCTCTTCGAGCGCGGCCTCGCCCCCGACGGCCAGCCGGTGCCGGTCGACTCCGCGGGCTACTTCGACAACACCCCGCACGGCGTGGGCCACGACTTCCGCCGCCAGGCCATCACGATGCTCGAGGCGATGGGCATCTCGGTGGAGTTCAGCCACCACGAGGGCGCCCCCGGCCAGCAGGAGATCGACCTGCGCTACGCCGACGCGCTCACCACGGCTGACAACATCATGACGTTCCGCCTCGTCATGAAGCAGGTCGCGCTGGAGCAGGGCGTCAACGCCTCCTTCATGCCCAAGCCCTTCACCGACTTCCCGGGCTCCGGCATGCACACCCACCTGTCGCTGTTCGAGGGCGACCGCAACGCGTTCTACGAGGCGGGTGGCCCGTACCAGCTGTCGAAGGTCGGCCGGTCGTTCATCGCGGGGGTGCTGCGCCACGCGGCCGAGATCACCGCTGTCACCAACCAGTGGGTGAACTCCTACAAGCGGCTCTCCGGCGGCGGCGAGGCCCCGAACTACATCTGCTGGGGCCACAACAACCGCTCCGCGCTCGTGCGCGTCCCGATGTACAAGCCGCAGAAGGGCGGCTCGACCCGCGTCGAGATCCGCTCGCCCGACACGGCCACCAACCCGTACCTCGCCTTCGCGCTGCTGCTCGCGGCGGGCCTCAAGGGCATCGAGGAGGAGTACCCGCTGCCCGAGGGCGCCGAGGACGACGTGTGGTCGCTGACCGACTCCGAGCGGCGCGCGCTGGGGATCGTCCCGCTGCCGACCTCGCTCGACGAGGCGATCCGCGCGATGGAGGGCAGCGAGCTCGTCGCCGAGACCCTCGGCGAGCACGTGTTCGACTTCTTCCTGCGCAACAAGCGCCAGGAGTGGAGCGACTACCGCCGCCAGGTCACGGCCTTCGAGCTCGACCGGATGCTGCCGGTCCTCTGA
- a CDS encoding ferredoxin reductase, whose product MARAALRGGLSVAVARRWLEARVVDARAETPTARTLVLDVPGWPGHLPGQHLTVRLTSPDGYSAQRSYSIATPDSGARVELTVQLVPEGEVSEFLVTGVQVGDAFEVRGPVGGWFVWRAEDPAPLLLVAGGSGIVPLMAVVREHRRLLAPQPLELVVSVRSPEDLYYAGELAGLPGVTVVHTRRAPEGSGRPPARLSAPELAAVVARLPEQPRAYVCGPTGFVEAVADALVALGLDPAEVRTERFGPS is encoded by the coding sequence CTGGCGCGAGCAGCGCTACGCGGGGGACTGAGCGTGGCGGTCGCCCGGCGCTGGCTGGAGGCGCGGGTCGTCGACGCGCGGGCGGAGACGCCGACGGCGCGCACCCTCGTGCTCGACGTGCCCGGTTGGCCCGGCCACCTGCCGGGCCAGCACCTGACCGTGCGGCTCACCTCCCCCGACGGCTACTCGGCACAGCGGTCCTACTCGATCGCCACCCCGGACTCGGGCGCGCGCGTCGAGCTCACCGTCCAGCTGGTGCCCGAGGGGGAGGTCTCGGAGTTCCTCGTGACCGGCGTGCAGGTCGGCGACGCGTTCGAGGTGCGCGGGCCGGTGGGGGGCTGGTTCGTCTGGCGTGCCGAGGATCCCGCACCGCTCCTGCTCGTCGCGGGCGGGTCGGGGATCGTGCCGCTGATGGCCGTCGTGCGCGAGCACCGGCGGCTGCTCGCGCCGCAGCCGCTGGAGCTCGTCGTCTCGGTCCGCTCGCCGGAGGACCTCTACTACGCCGGCGAGCTCGCCGGGCTGCCCGGCGTGACGGTCGTGCACACGCGGCGCGCGCCCGAGGGCAGCGGACGGCCGCCGGCGCGGCTCTCGGCGCCCGAGCTGGCCGCGGTCGTCGCCAGGCTGCCCGAGCAGCCGAGGGCGTACGTCTGCGGGCCCACCGGCTTCGTCGAGGCCGTTGCCGACGCGCTCGTCGCGCTCGGGCTCGACCCGGCCGAGGTGCGCACGGAGCGGTTCGGTCCCAGCTGA
- a CDS encoding GlsB/YeaQ/YmgE family stress response membrane protein: MIGTIIVMLIVGLIAGFIARALVPGRDAMGIGATLVLGLVGSFIGGFLGYLLFNHDGNDGAFQPSGIIGSVIGAIIALLVWRAVNGRGTGRARL, translated from the coding sequence ATGATCGGCACGATCATCGTCATGCTCATCGTCGGCCTCATCGCCGGCTTCATCGCCCGCGCGCTGGTCCCCGGCCGCGACGCCATGGGCATCGGAGCGACGCTGGTCCTCGGCCTCGTCGGCTCGTTCATCGGCGGGTTCCTCGGCTACCTGCTGTTCAACCACGACGGCAACGACGGCGCCTTCCAGCCGTCGGGCATCATCGGCTCGGTCATCGGCGCGATCATCGCGCTGCTGGTTTGGCGCGCGGTCAACGGCCGCGGCACCGGCCGCGCGCGGCTCTGA